A stretch of Acidobacteriota bacterium DNA encodes these proteins:
- a CDS encoding VWA domain-containing protein, translating to MLRQGLLVAVLLAAALGLLVPVAAQQPTQQLPVFRSDAHFVTVDAYPLRDGKVVEGLTAADFTVEEDGQPQAIENFEFITGTEVPAEAARRDPNTVRESMLIAADARTRAFVVYLDVPHVSIEGARATRGPLVTMLNALIGENDLFAVTTPNQPPHTMAFARKLVSAEGMLTRHWAWGTRNSLVRTPAEQEIEQCFPADNQGREGWIRDGSSMRPAADVIIDRAREEQTLQHLEDFVIYLGQIREGRTSVILFTEGWRLFNDDGGLMGLTGRQRPPVCDQYLVRYANINLQSRFREIMARANRSNVTFYPVNPAGLATFDVPISQRLMGTGNIGDSVLRQNSENISNRSSSMQTLAENTDGLAVVNTNDLKAGLLRVSDQLKAYYLLGYYSSNRKFDGKARRISVKVKQPGIDVKARRGYTAPTEAERSARSAAASAPAGPTGPSPVEAALDALSRIRPSSELFVHATLGAGPTGKLTVVAEVSGPQLERGALQRGGTLDVTVTGAGGAELAKGQVGVMATSRGGVVVMDVPPGTTQANVSVMLRAVPLTFLARTDVTRDTGAVIGGPLIYRATPSSRSPLLPVAGFDFRRTERVHVDWPITGPLDRREARLLGRNGQPIAVNITLTEREVDGRLMLGLDALLAPLAPGDYVIEVTATIGTTTETRLVGIRVGS from the coding sequence ATGCTTCGCCAAGGTCTGTTAGTTGCCGTGTTGCTTGCAGCGGCACTCGGTCTGCTTGTGCCAGTGGCCGCGCAGCAGCCCACACAGCAACTCCCGGTATTTCGGTCGGATGCGCATTTTGTGACCGTTGACGCGTATCCGCTGCGCGACGGCAAAGTGGTTGAGGGGCTGACGGCCGCGGACTTTACCGTGGAAGAAGACGGGCAGCCGCAAGCGATCGAAAACTTCGAGTTCATCACCGGCACCGAGGTGCCGGCCGAAGCCGCCAGACGCGACCCGAACACGGTGCGGGAGTCGATGCTGATCGCGGCCGATGCCCGCACACGTGCCTTTGTCGTGTATCTCGATGTGCCCCATGTGTCGATCGAAGGCGCGCGCGCCACGCGCGGGCCGCTGGTGACGATGCTGAACGCGCTGATTGGTGAGAACGACCTCTTTGCGGTCACCACGCCGAACCAGCCGCCGCACACTATGGCGTTTGCCCGCAAGCTGGTGTCGGCTGAAGGCATGCTGACGCGCCACTGGGCCTGGGGCACCCGGAACTCGCTGGTCCGGACGCCGGCTGAGCAGGAGATCGAGCAGTGTTTCCCTGCCGATAACCAGGGGCGGGAGGGATGGATTCGTGATGGCTCGTCGATGCGTCCCGCGGCTGACGTGATCATCGACAGAGCGCGCGAAGAGCAGACGCTCCAGCATCTCGAGGACTTCGTCATCTACCTCGGTCAGATTCGCGAAGGCCGCACGTCCGTCATCCTTTTCACCGAAGGGTGGCGGCTTTTTAACGACGACGGCGGATTGATGGGGTTGACAGGCCGGCAGCGGCCGCCGGTGTGTGATCAGTATCTGGTGCGGTACGCCAACATCAATCTGCAGTCACGCTTCCGCGAAATCATGGCGAGAGCCAACCGATCGAACGTGACGTTTTACCCTGTGAACCCCGCGGGACTCGCGACGTTTGATGTGCCTATCTCACAGCGGCTGATGGGGACCGGAAATATCGGCGACTCCGTGCTCCGTCAGAACAGCGAGAACATCAGCAACCGAAGTTCGTCGATGCAGACGCTGGCGGAGAACACCGACGGACTGGCCGTGGTGAACACCAACGACTTGAAGGCGGGGTTGTTGCGCGTCAGCGATCAGCTCAAGGCGTATTACTTGTTGGGTTACTACTCGTCGAACCGCAAGTTTGATGGCAAGGCGCGCCGGATTTCGGTGAAGGTGAAGCAGCCGGGCATCGACGTGAAGGCGCGTCGCGGCTACACGGCGCCCACCGAAGCCGAGCGCTCGGCCCGATCTGCGGCGGCGTCTGCTCCTGCTGGGCCCACAGGCCCGTCGCCGGTTGAGGCGGCGCTTGATGCGCTCTCGCGCATTCGTCCATCGTCGGAGCTATTTGTCCATGCGACGCTGGGAGCAGGGCCGACGGGGAAGCTGACGGTGGTGGCCGAGGTCAGTGGCCCGCAACTGGAGCGCGGGGCGTTGCAGCGTGGCGGCACGCTTGATGTGACGGTCACCGGCGCCGGTGGAGCGGAACTGGCCAAGGGGCAGGTCGGAGTAATGGCCACGTCACGCGGTGGGGTCGTCGTCATGGACGTGCCGCCAGGGACCACCCAGGCCAATGTCTCGGTGATGCTCCGCGCGGTGCCGCTGACGTTTCTCGCGCGGACGGATGTGACGCGCGATACCGGCGCCGTGATCGGCGGCCCACTGATCTATCGCGCCACCCCCTCGTCGCGCTCTCCGCTGCTGCCGGTGGCGGGTTTCGATTTCCGCCGGACGGAACGCGTGCATGTGGACTGGCCCATCACCGGGCCACTGGATCGGCGAGAAGCGCGCCTGCTTGGCCGCAACGGCCAGCCGATCGCGGTCAATATCACGCTGACCGAGCGTGAGGTGGACGGGCGTCTGATGCTGGGACTCGACGCGCTGCTCGCGCCGCTGGCGCCAGGCGACTACGTGATCGAAGTCACTGCCACCATTGGCACCACGACCGAGACCCGGCTCGTCGGTATCCGCGTCGGGAGTTAG
- a CDS encoding VWA domain-containing protein, with protein sequence MFRTAVRLGLVSIVCAAVVHAPLAQQRPVFRSDAQFVIVDAYPLRDGKVVEGLTAADFAITEEGVAQAIDTFEFVAGGAAEPESARRDPNSLAESRALVADPRNRAFIVDLDIDHVSVAGAHRIRVPLVQMLNQMLSPNDLFGVTTTKHTPGTLTFGRKVVTTDDMLSRYWAWGTRDSALKDEDERGIVDCFAYKLTQQGPVERVVQDGARMRKLPDVIIERHRELKVLDHLDDLVEYAGHLREGQTSIVIVTEGWRLQPPDPALIREIEDTQGMQPPAPANVGGRLTMFDTVTEGHRGACILMGQRIAREDPRARMRELIQRANSRNVSFFPVNPAGLVVFDSPASEVVVLAPNANSSMGDDFERVTTRSDGLRTLADNTDGVAVVGNNDLRAGLRRVTEELRSFYLLGYYSTNRTFDGRVRRIRVKAGDLEVRARRSYRAPTEEERIARANPVAASGPSPVQLALDVLSGLRSADDRTFNVSRYLKADAAPVLGVPAVFRATPSPRSPIVPVTAPAFTRQERLHVEWPVHEPLTERSARLLGRNGQPLAVAVTLTERAGASGPLIVADAALGPLAPGDYVVELRVSSASGSKVALVAFRVVP encoded by the coding sequence ATGTTCAGAACGGCCGTTCGACTCGGTCTGGTGTCCATCGTGTGCGCGGCGGTCGTGCACGCTCCGCTGGCCCAACAGCGCCCCGTTTTTCGCTCCGACGCGCAGTTTGTCATCGTTGACGCGTATCCCTTGCGAGACGGGAAGGTCGTTGAAGGACTGACGGCCGCCGACTTCGCCATCACTGAAGAAGGCGTGGCACAGGCCATCGACACATTCGAGTTCGTCGCCGGCGGGGCGGCGGAACCCGAGAGTGCCAGGCGCGATCCGAATTCGCTGGCCGAGTCTCGTGCGCTGGTGGCCGACCCGCGCAACCGTGCCTTCATCGTAGACCTCGACATCGATCACGTCTCGGTGGCCGGGGCCCACCGCATACGGGTGCCTCTGGTCCAGATGCTGAACCAGATGCTGTCGCCCAACGATCTGTTCGGCGTCACCACCACCAAACACACGCCCGGCACGCTGACCTTCGGACGCAAGGTCGTCACGACCGACGACATGCTCAGCCGCTACTGGGCCTGGGGCACGCGCGACAGCGCATTGAAAGACGAAGACGAACGCGGCATCGTCGATTGCTTCGCGTACAAACTCACGCAGCAGGGGCCGGTGGAACGGGTGGTGCAGGACGGCGCCCGCATGCGCAAGCTGCCCGACGTGATCATCGAGCGCCACCGCGAGCTGAAAGTGCTGGATCACCTTGATGATCTGGTTGAGTATGCCGGCCATCTCCGCGAAGGGCAGACGTCCATTGTGATTGTCACGGAGGGCTGGCGCCTGCAACCTCCGGACCCGGCGCTGATCCGGGAAATCGAAGACACCCAGGGGATGCAGCCTCCTGCGCCCGCGAACGTCGGGGGGCGTCTGACAATGTTTGACACCGTGACGGAGGGTCATCGCGGCGCGTGCATCCTGATGGGGCAACGAATTGCCCGCGAAGACCCGCGCGCGCGGATGCGGGAGCTGATCCAGAGAGCGAACAGCCGCAACGTGTCCTTCTTTCCCGTGAATCCGGCTGGGTTGGTGGTGTTTGACAGTCCGGCGTCTGAGGTCGTGGTCCTGGCGCCGAATGCAAACTCATCGATGGGCGACGACTTCGAGCGCGTGACCACCAGGTCTGACGGCTTGCGCACACTCGCTGACAACACCGACGGTGTGGCCGTCGTGGGGAACAACGACCTGCGCGCCGGCCTGCGTCGCGTCACCGAGGAACTACGGTCGTTTTATCTGCTGGGTTACTACTCGACAAATCGCACGTTCGACGGTCGCGTGCGCCGCATCCGCGTGAAGGCGGGCGACCTCGAAGTGCGGGCGCGGCGCAGTTACCGGGCGCCGACCGAAGAGGAACGGATCGCGCGGGCCAACCCTGTTGCCGCGTCAGGGCCCTCGCCGGTTCAACTGGCGCTCGATGTGTTGTCGGGACTCCGTTCGGCCGATGACCGCACGTTCAATGTGAGCCGCTATCTGAAAGCCGATGCTGCGCCGGTGCTTGGTGTGCCGGCCGTGTTCCGGGCCACGCCGTCGCCGCGCTCGCCGATCGTGCCCGTCACGGCGCCTGCCTTTACCCGCCAGGAACGGCTGCACGTGGAGTGGCCGGTGCATGAGCCGTTGACCGAACGATCTGCCCGTCTACTCGGGCGCAACGGTCAGCCGCTGGCTGTGGCGGTGACGCTCACCGAACGCGCCGGTGCGTCCGGCCCGTTGATCGTCGCCGATGCGGCGCTCGGCCCCCTCGCGCCGGGCGACTACGTGGTGGAGTTGCGGGTATCGTCTGCGTCCGGTTCAAAGGTCGCGCTCGTGGCATTCCGGGTGGTACCGTAG
- a CDS encoding FKBP-type peptidyl-prolyl cis-trans isomerase: MKFANVLLFSGLLLAAGCGDDNPLAPSLGIPFSATDITVGTGSTAATGKTVRVYYTGWLYSTTATDNKGTQFDANIAGLGYEFTIGVTSVIQGWHQGLPGMKVGGKRLLIIPPELGYGAAGSGNVIPGNATLIFEIQLLAVAG; this comes from the coding sequence ATGAAATTTGCGAATGTTCTCTTGTTCTCCGGCCTGCTGCTTGCTGCGGGCTGTGGCGACGACAATCCGCTGGCCCCGAGCCTCGGCATTCCGTTTTCGGCGACCGACATCACGGTTGGGACCGGTTCGACGGCGGCCACGGGCAAGACCGTTCGGGTCTATTACACGGGGTGGCTGTATTCGACCACTGCCACCGATAACAAAGGCACTCAGTTCGACGCCAACATCGCCGGGCTCGGGTACGAGTTCACTATCGGCGTCACGTCCGTGATTCAGGGCTGGCATCAGGGCCTGCCGGGCATGAAGGTGGGCGGAAAGCGCCTCCTCATTATTCCGCCCGAGCTTGGGTACGGGGCCGCCGGTTCCGGAAACGTCATTCCAGGGAACGCGACGCTGATCTTTGAGATTCAACTGCTGGCTGTTGCCGGGTAG
- a CDS encoding ATP-binding cassette domain-containing protein — protein MISVANVSMRYGSKVLFDDVTTTFSPGRRYGLTGPNGSGKSTFMKLLTGELTPQKGSVSRPPKLGVLSQDQFAYDAFRVVDTVIMGNKRLWDTLQERERLYNLPSMTDAQGMRLGELEGIVGEEDGYSAESDAAVLLQGLDIPNEVHERTMAELQGGQKVRVLLAQALFGNPQALLLDEPTNHLDLDSIHWLETFLERYDGTLIVISHDRHFLNAVCTHTADIDYQTIITYTGGYDDMVLAKMQIRSRIESENAQREKKIDQLNDFIARFSAGTRASQVASRRKEVERLQTTDLARSNIQRPYIKFTMNRPSGRVALEFEHVRKAHGSLKVIKDFSAVVTRGEKIVLVGRNGVGKTTMLKALLAEGPGQPASPDDIDSGMVRWGHEASIGYFSQDHTGAIQKGMTAVEWLHQFDPDLSRQDIHGLLGQMLFRGEEGLKPTEALSGGETARLLFCRIMLQKPNVLVFDEPTNHLDLESINALNVGLQKFEGTVLLVTHDQDLLEEVGTRVWNFANGEIEDFKGPHEEFEAVLAQR, from the coding sequence ATGATCTCTGTCGCCAATGTTTCCATGCGTTATGGCTCGAAGGTGCTCTTCGATGACGTGACCACCACGTTCTCGCCGGGCCGCCGGTACGGCCTGACCGGCCCCAACGGGTCGGGCAAGTCCACCTTCATGAAGCTCCTGACCGGTGAGCTGACACCCCAGAAGGGGTCGGTCTCGCGGCCACCCAAGCTCGGCGTCCTCTCCCAGGACCAGTTCGCCTACGACGCCTTCCGCGTGGTGGACACGGTCATCATGGGCAACAAGCGCCTGTGGGACACCCTCCAGGAACGCGAGCGCCTCTACAACCTGCCGTCGATGACCGACGCCCAGGGCATGCGCCTCGGCGAACTCGAGGGCATCGTCGGCGAAGAAGACGGGTATTCAGCCGAAAGCGACGCAGCTGTGCTGCTGCAGGGCCTCGACATTCCCAACGAGGTGCACGAACGCACCATGGCGGAGCTGCAAGGCGGCCAGAAGGTGCGTGTGCTGCTGGCGCAGGCGCTGTTCGGCAACCCGCAGGCCCTGCTGCTCGACGAACCGACGAACCATCTGGACCTCGACTCGATCCACTGGCTCGAAACCTTCCTCGAGCGTTACGACGGCACGCTGATCGTGATCTCGCACGATCGCCACTTCCTGAACGCGGTGTGTACGCACACGGCGGACATCGACTACCAGACGATCATCACCTACACCGGCGGCTACGACGACATGGTGCTGGCCAAGATGCAGATCCGCTCGCGCATTGAAAGCGAAAACGCGCAACGCGAAAAGAAGATCGACCAGCTCAACGACTTCATCGCCCGATTTTCGGCCGGCACCCGCGCGTCGCAGGTGGCCTCGCGACGCAAGGAAGTGGAACGGCTCCAGACAACGGACCTGGCGCGATCGAACATCCAACGTCCGTACATCAAGTTCACCATGAACCGGCCATCGGGTCGCGTCGCCCTGGAGTTCGAGCATGTGCGCAAGGCTCACGGCTCACTCAAGGTCATCAAGGACTTCAGCGCGGTTGTGACGCGCGGCGAGAAGATTGTGCTGGTGGGCCGTAACGGCGTGGGCAAAACCACCATGCTCAAGGCGCTTCTGGCGGAGGGGCCTGGTCAGCCGGCGTCACCGGATGACATTGACAGCGGCATGGTTCGCTGGGGGCACGAGGCATCGATCGGGTACTTCTCACAGGACCACACCGGCGCCATCCAAAAGGGAATGACTGCCGTGGAGTGGCTCCATCAATTCGACCCCGATCTGTCGCGACAGGACATCCACGGTCTACTGGGCCAGATGCTGTTCCGCGGCGAGGAAGGGCTCAAACCCACCGAAGCGCTCTCGGGCGGCGAGACGGCGCGGCTCCTGTTCTGCCGAATCATGCTGCAGAAGCCCAACGTTCTGGTCTTCGACGAACCCACCAACCACCTGGACCTCGAGTCCATCAACGCCCTCAACGTGGGCTTGCAGAAGTTTGAGGGCACCGTGCTGCTGGTCACCCATGACCAGGACCTGCTCGAAGAAGTGGGCACGCGTGTCTGGAACTTCGCCAACGGCGAGATCGAGGACTTTAAAGGACCGCATGAGGAGTTTGAAGCGGTCCTCGCGCAGCGATGA
- a CDS encoding PadR family transcriptional regulator → MAQTDILDRELKKGSAELLILSLVEARARHGYEISKLIESRSQGQLKFHIASLYPLLYRLEERGWITGTWLEKAGERRRRFYRLTPIGRKILVAQRATWKAFVESVARITEGEHA, encoded by the coding sequence ATGGCACAGACAGATATCCTCGACCGCGAGCTGAAAAAGGGCTCGGCTGAACTCCTGATTCTTTCGCTCGTGGAGGCCCGAGCCCGGCACGGGTACGAGATCAGCAAGCTGATCGAGTCGCGCTCCCAGGGCCAGCTGAAGTTCCACATCGCGTCCCTGTATCCCCTCCTCTACCGCCTCGAAGAGCGCGGCTGGATTACCGGCACCTGGCTTGAGAAAGCCGGTGAGCGCCGCCGGCGCTTTTATCGGCTGACGCCGATCGGGCGCAAGATCCTGGTGGCTCAGCGTGCCACCTGGAAGGCCTTTGTTGAATCCGTCGCACGCATCACGGAAGGCGAACATGCCTGA
- a CDS encoding ABC transporter permease, with protein MPEATPTWTADIRARLLSLALAPEREAEIVEELSLHLDERYRELVNEGLSPADARMTALADLREPDLLARYMRPLRQSSSPTPMVPGEPRRAWFGDLWRDLRYAARVLRRQPGFTTAAILTLALGIGANTAVFSVIQHVLLSPLPYSEPDRVGVIWSKWTGYDKTWVSDAEVRDYQTRASVFEAVGAWSVGQANLNGEGEPARVGGAAVTANLFDVLGVKPLLGRTFTPDEVTDAGTAAVVLSYSLWQSRYGGDPAILGRTILINGTATPVVGVMPERFRLPTDYVQDAEEPTVLWTPYLLANDNRGSHGLHAAARLKPGVTMAQANADLLNITTALRKEGLYPAGFDFSAFIVSTTDEAFATVRQPLWLVFGAVGCLLLIACANVANLLLVRAESRARELAVRSALGADRFRLVRQLLGEGLWLAVGAAVIGVGIAFAAVKVIGLSGLAGVPRAQEITLDAPVLLFSVALTMVTLLVFSLAPALRAARVDLTDALKDGSQSATTGGQRLRMRHALVVGETAMAVILLVGALLLTRSIWQLQKIDLGFNPNGVLTMRLSLPASVYDTPEKVVGFYDQLLREARATPGVSEAGLMRVLPLAALIGDWGLRVDGYTPQPGVGTPGDWQVASDGALAALGERLVEGRDLAPGDTIGTEQVALVNVAMARKYWEGRNAVGGRFKMGGNPHAPWITVVGIVDNVTHNGITTNIKPKFYRPVGQFHQSVPGGSPARNMTLIVRTAGEPMALARPLRDRIRRIDPLLPVAAIRTMDEVVGTSIATPRLTGRVLLLFAALALLLAGIGIYSVLSYVVNLRRQEIGIRLAIGAAPSQVRGQVLASGMRLTLIGVALGLLLAAAVTPFLAPLLHEVGPTDTVTFAAVAGVLLVVAAAASLVPAWRASRVDPLTALRQ; from the coding sequence ATGCCTGAAGCCACTCCGACCTGGACCGCCGATATCCGCGCGCGCCTCTTATCCCTGGCCTTGGCGCCCGAGCGCGAGGCCGAGATCGTCGAAGAGCTTTCGCTCCACCTCGACGAACGGTATCGCGAGCTTGTCAACGAGGGCCTGAGCCCGGCAGACGCCCGGATGACCGCGCTGGCAGACCTCCGGGAACCCGATTTGCTGGCGCGATACATGCGGCCCCTGCGGCAGTCGTCCTCTCCCACTCCGATGGTACCTGGAGAGCCCCGCCGGGCGTGGTTCGGCGACCTGTGGCGCGACCTTCGGTACGCCGCGCGAGTACTTCGGCGCCAGCCGGGCTTCACCACCGCCGCCATCCTCACACTCGCCCTCGGCATTGGCGCCAACACGGCGGTGTTCAGCGTGATCCAGCACGTTCTGCTGTCGCCACTGCCCTACAGCGAACCCGATCGAGTGGGTGTGATCTGGAGCAAGTGGACGGGCTACGACAAGACCTGGGTGTCAGACGCAGAAGTGCGCGACTACCAGACCCGCGCAAGTGTGTTCGAGGCCGTCGGCGCGTGGTCGGTCGGCCAGGCGAACCTGAACGGCGAGGGGGAGCCTGCGCGCGTGGGAGGTGCGGCGGTCACAGCCAACCTGTTCGACGTGCTCGGCGTGAAGCCCCTGCTGGGACGGACGTTCACGCCGGACGAAGTCACCGATGCGGGCACGGCAGCCGTCGTCCTCAGTTATTCGCTGTGGCAAAGCCGGTACGGCGGCGACCCTGCCATTCTGGGCCGAACCATCCTCATCAACGGAACAGCCACGCCGGTCGTGGGTGTGATGCCAGAGCGGTTCCGATTGCCAACTGACTACGTGCAGGATGCCGAAGAGCCCACCGTCCTCTGGACGCCGTACCTGCTGGCGAACGACAACCGCGGCAGCCACGGCCTTCACGCCGCCGCCCGCCTCAAGCCCGGCGTCACGATGGCCCAGGCGAATGCCGACCTGCTCAACATCACCACCGCGCTGAGGAAGGAAGGCCTGTACCCCGCCGGCTTCGACTTCTCCGCGTTCATTGTCAGCACCACCGATGAAGCGTTTGCCACGGTGCGGCAGCCGCTGTGGCTGGTATTCGGCGCCGTCGGGTGCCTCCTGCTCATCGCCTGCGCCAATGTCGCCAACCTCCTGCTGGTCAGGGCCGAGTCCCGAGCCCGTGAACTCGCCGTGCGAAGCGCGCTGGGAGCGGACCGGTTCCGTCTGGTGCGCCAGTTGCTGGGCGAAGGACTTTGGCTCGCCGTCGGCGCAGCAGTGATCGGTGTCGGCATCGCGTTCGCGGCGGTCAAAGTCATCGGCCTCTCGGGCCTCGCGGGTGTGCCCCGCGCCCAGGAGATCACGCTGGATGCACCGGTTCTTCTATTTTCCGTGGCACTCACCATGGTGACGCTGCTCGTGTTCAGCCTGGCGCCGGCGCTGCGCGCGGCACGGGTGGACCTGACGGATGCGCTCAAGGACGGGTCGCAAAGTGCGACGACCGGCGGCCAGCGGCTGCGGATGCGTCACGCACTGGTGGTTGGCGAAACGGCGATGGCGGTGATCCTGCTGGTCGGCGCGTTGCTCCTCACCCGAAGCATCTGGCAACTGCAGAAGATTGACCTCGGCTTCAACCCGAATGGCGTGCTCACGATGCGCCTGTCGTTGCCTGCGAGCGTGTACGACACACCGGAGAAGGTCGTCGGATTCTACGACCAGCTGCTGCGCGAGGCGCGCGCCACACCCGGTGTGTCGGAGGCGGGCCTCATGCGTGTGCTGCCGCTGGCTGCTCTCATCGGCGACTGGGGCCTGCGCGTGGATGGCTATACGCCTCAGCCCGGCGTTGGCACGCCCGGCGACTGGCAGGTGGCCTCGGACGGCGCACTTGCCGCGCTGGGCGAACGGCTCGTCGAGGGCCGCGACCTGGCACCGGGCGACACGATCGGCACCGAGCAAGTCGCGCTCGTGAACGTCGCGATGGCGCGCAAGTACTGGGAGGGCCGCAACGCGGTCGGCGGTCGATTCAAGATGGGTGGCAATCCCCACGCCCCCTGGATCACCGTCGTCGGCATCGTTGACAACGTCACGCACAACGGCATCACCACGAACATCAAACCCAAGTTCTATCGACCCGTCGGACAGTTCCACCAATCCGTCCCCGGCGGATCGCCTGCGCGCAACATGACGTTGATCGTGAGGACCGCGGGCGAGCCGATGGCCCTGGCGCGTCCGCTGCGCGATCGCATTCGTCGTATCGATCCGCTGTTGCCCGTCGCGGCCATTCGCACGATGGACGAAGTGGTGGGGACTTCGATCGCGACGCCGCGACTGACGGGACGCGTGCTGCTGCTCTTTGCCGCGCTCGCGCTGCTCCTGGCCGGCATCGGCATCTACAGCGTCTTGTCCTATGTCGTGAACCTGCGGCGCCAGGAGATCGGCATTCGGCTCGCCATCGGCGCAGCGCCCTCGCAAGTCCGCGGCCAGGTGCTGGCCAGCGGAATGCGGCTCACGCTGATCGGCGTCGCGCTCGGACTGCTGCTCGCCGCAGCGGTCACGCCGTTCCTCGCGCCCCTGCTGCACGAGGTCGGGCCCACCGACACGGTCACGTTCGCGGCGGTTGCCGGCGTGTTACTCGTCGTGGCCGCCGCCGCGTCACTCGTGCCCGCATGGCGGGCATCCCGAGTGGATCCGCTCACTGCCCTGCGGCAGTGA